The proteins below are encoded in one region of Juglans microcarpa x Juglans regia isolate MS1-56 chromosome 4D, Jm3101_v1.0, whole genome shotgun sequence:
- the LOC121260788 gene encoding metallothiol transferase FosB-like, which produces MEIVEASSYGALPLLSLNHVSIMCRSVWDSVRFYEDILGFVLIKRPSSFNFNGAWLYNYGIGIHLIENPSIDHEFDTTPTEVRPINPKDNHISFQCTDVGLVIRRLQDMGMRYVTALVEDEGNKVEQVFFHDPDGYMVELCNCENIPIIPISACAFKPMGQSFKKTEPSNCGFMEKVMMESLSMDMMNFSF; this is translated from the exons atggagatagTGGAAGCAAGCAGCTATGGGGCATTGCCACTGCTCTCTTTGAACCATGTGTCTATTATGTGCAGATCAGTATGGGATTCAGTGCGGTTCTATGAAGATATCCTGGGCTTTGTTCTCATCAAACGCCCCTCTTCTTTCAATTTCAACGGAGCTTG GTTGTACAATTATGGCATTGGGATACACTTAATTGAGAACCCATCAATCGATCATGAGTTTGACACCACCCCCACTGAAGTGCGACCAATTAATCCCAAGGACAACCACATCTCCTTCCAG TGTACAGATGTCGGACTTGTGATAAGGAGGCTGCAAGACATGGGGATGAGGTATGTGACAGCTTTGGTGGAGGACGAAGGAAACAAGGTGGAACAGGTGTTCTTTCATGACCCAGATGGGTACATGGTCGAGCTCTGCAACTGCGAGAACATCCCTATTATTCCCATCTCTGCCTGCGCTTTCAAGCCCATGGGGCAAAGCTTCAAGAAGACCGAACCCAGCAACTGTGGATTCATGGAGAAGGTGATGATGGAGAGCCTGAGCATGGACATGATGaacttttcattttaa